The following is a genomic window from Hymenobacter monticola.
TTATTTATAAATACAATATTTTTGAAATGACGCTAGTTTTATAAATATTTTTATTAAATAAGGTAATTTTTGGCATAGTAATATAAATTTATGCGGAAAGTGTGTTCGAGGGTTTAACTTTGTGCCACCTGTTTTGCAGGCATAATGCAATAAGCGTACTCAACAACTCATTCCGCTATGCGTAAAACCTCTATTTTCTATGGCCTGGGTGTGTGGGTTGCCAGCCTGCTGGCTTTGCCTGCCCAAGCCCAGTATCTTTTCACGGATTCCAACCTAGGGTCATACAGCCAGAACTTTGATGGACTGGCCAACACCAAGGCCATTTTTACCAGCAACTCGACCCTGACGGGCGTGTATGCCAAGTATACTCTGGACACCGGCATGTTTGCGGGTCAGGAGCTGGAATCGTCGCAGCGAAACGGCACCGCGGCGAAAATGGCCCCCGATGATGGCTCGGAAGGCTCTACTGCCGCGGGCACCGTGGATGCCGACGGCACGCCCCACGGCCCGTCGTGGTACCATTTCGGCATTGTCGGCGACCCGGACCGGGCCCTGGGGGGCATTGCCGGTACCACGCTCACCTCGGGCAAGGGCTACGTGGGCATTCGCCTGAAAAACAGCTCGACCAAAACCATCGTGAACCTCGAAATCCGCTACGCCATGGAGCAGTGGTACAATTCGAGCCAGACCCAGGCCGCCAACGTGACGGTGGACTACCAGCGCAGCGCCGCCAACGTGGCCATCAACTCGCTCATCGCGGGCACTTGGCTGCCCATTACCGACCTGGGGGTGCCGGCGCCGTCCACCTCCACCGCCATTGCCCCGCGCAACGGCAACGCCGCCACCAACCGCCGCGTGAAGCAAACCACCCTGATGGGCCTGAACCTGCTGCCCAACCAGGAAATCATGATTCGCTTCGGCTACGTGTTCAATTCGGCCACCAACGGCAACGGCCTGAGCGTGGACGACATCGTGATTACGCCGCAAACCAACATCTTTTACTCCTCGACCGACGGCAATAAAAACCTGGATGCCAAGGGCAACTGGAGCACGAATACTTCCGGCACCGGCGGCACCTCACCCGCCAACTTCACGGCTCCTAACACGACTTACTACGTGCAGGGGAACACCGGCACCGCCGACCGCATCAACGGCACGTGGGCGGTGAGCGGAGCCAACTCCAAGATTATAGTGGGCACGGCCGCTTCGCCGGCCACGCTTTATGTGAATTCCACCGACTTCATTCAGGGCACGGTGGATGTAGGCGCGGGCTCAACGCTGCAAATAAACCAGGTGAACAACAACATCAGCCTGGGCACGGTACACCCCACCAGCACCGTTGAGTACGTGAACACGGGTACTACTACCCAGAACATCAAAAGCGCGAGCTACGGCACGCTCAAACTGACGGGCGCTGGGCCTAAAACGCTGACCGGCAATGTGCTGATAAATTCTGGATTCGCCTTTAACACGCCTTCGACGGCTGCGCTGAGCCTGAACGACTACGACCTGCTGCTGCTGAAAGGCGCGACGCTGACCGGCCTGAACGGCGCCAGCACGATTTTCGTGACCAACGGCAAAGGCAGCCTGCAGCGCACGGTGACCAACGACGGGGCGGAAGTGCTGTTTCCGGTCGGTACGTCGGCCACTTCCTACACGCCGGCCCTGCTGAGCCAGACGCAGGCGCAGTCGGAAGATACCTACGGCGTGCGGGTGGCCCCGAATACTTATACCAGCTACACGGCCGCTGAAGTTGGCGTGGCGGGCACGGAAGTGGCCTCTAGGAATGTGAAAAAGACCTGGTTTGTGGACGAGGAAGTGAGCGGCAACTCCAACATTACTTTGAAACTGCAATGGAACACGGCCGACGCCACGGCCAACTTCAATAACACCCAAGCCCACATCAACCACTACACCGGCGGCGCCTGGGATAAGTACACGGCTACCGGGGGCGCCACCACGGGCAGCATCGCTGGGTCCAGCGTGGTTTCGCGGCCGGGCATCACCAGCTTTTCGCCGTTTGGCGTGTCGTCGCTGCCCAACGGTGCGCTGCCGGTTGAGCTGACTGCGTTTGCCGCCCGCCGGGCCGGTGCAGCCGTGGCCTGCACCTGGAGCACCGCCAGCGAGAAAAACAGCCGCGAATTCACGGTGGAGCGCAGCCGCGACAGCTTCACGTTCGGGCCGTTGGGCTCGGTACCAGCCGCCGGCAATAGCAGCACTGCGCGCAGCTACCAGTTTGCCGATGAGCACCCGCTGAACGGGCTGGCTTACTACCGCCTGCGTCAGACCGACCTCGACGGTACGCAGTCCTTCTCGCCGGTTGTGGCGGTCAATGGGGTTGAATCTGAGGTGGTGCCGGTGGTGGTGCCCAACCCGGGCACCGGCCACTTTGCCATCGTGAGTGGCTCCGGGCAGCGCGTGGTCGGGCCAGCTGTGGTGCGCAACGCCTTGGGTGCCGTGGTGCGGCGGGTTGCCGCTTCCGACGCTGATGATGCACAAGCCGGCACCTTTGATTTGAGCGACCAGCCAGTTGGTTTGTACCTGGTGCAGGTACAAACGGCGAACGGGGTTCGTACCCTGCGGGTGCTTAAGAACTAACTTCAGCGCTTCATTAAACCCCTAAAAAGACCCTTCTCTATACTGAGGAGGGTCTTTTTGTTTAAAGTCGAAAAACTTACTAATTAGTAAGTAAGTGTTATCTTTGTGCCGTAATGACAAGTCCAACTTCTCAAGCGGCCCTGGCGCCGGACACCCGCACGCGTATTCTCGACTTGGCCGAAGCACTGCTACTGGAGCGCGGCTTTAATGCCTTTAGCTACCAGCACCTGGCCAAGGAGCTGGGCGTGAAACCGGCCGCAATTCACTACCACTACCCCAGCAAGGACGACCTGGGCACTGCCCTGGTGACGCGCCAGCTGCGCCGCCTGCGCAAGTGGCGCGACCTGCCCCGCGTGGCCGACCTGCCGCCCGCCGCGCAGTTTGAAGCGCTGCTGGCCGTGTATGACAACCACCTGGCTCACGACCGGCGGGTGTGCCTGTTCGGCGCGCTGGCGGCCGACTTCCGCACCTTGCCGCCGCCCATGCAGGCCGAGCTGCGCACCTTCAACCGGGAGCTGACCGAGTGGCTGGCGCAGGTGCTGGCCGTGGGCCGCGCCACGGGCAGCCTGCGCTTTGTGGGCAGCCCGGCAGCCAAGGCAGCGCAGGTGCTCACCACCCTGGCCGGGGCGCTGCAGGTTGCCCGCGTGCATGACGAAACCCCGTTCCAGGTCATTGTGGCCCAGTTGCGGCTGGAGCTGCTGGCCTGAAAGGGCTGAATGATGCTGGTTTTACACCCTTTCAAAAGCTGAGTTATGACGAACACCTTCTCGCCCGCCCACGACTATTTTCCGCTTGAAGCGCCGGCCCGCAGTGCGGCTCCGCGGGTACGCTACCCGTCGCCGCCGGCGGGCCTGCGCCTGTTGCGCGGGCAGTTGAAGGTGCTCTCGCTTCTGGCGCCAGGCCTGGCTTTCCGGCGGGCCTGGGAGGTGTTTTGCACGCCGCGCCGGCTGCCGCAAAAGGATTGGGAGGCGCCCGCGTTGGCCGATGCCCGGCGCCGCACGGTGACTTACGAAACCGGTCCGGTGGCCGTGTACGAGTGGGGGAAGGCCGCGGCGCCCGCCGTGGTGCTGGTGCACGGCTGGGAGCACCGCGCTAGCTTCTGGCGGGCCTGGGTGCAGGCCCTGCTGGCGGCGGGCTACCGCGTGGTGGCCCTGGACGGGCCGGCTCACGGCGCCTCGGCTGGCAAAATGACAACGCTGACGGACTTCGGTGGGGCCGTGCAAGCAGTCGTCGATACGGTAGGGGAGGTGCGCGCCATTGTGGCCCATTCGTTCGGTGGGGCGTCGGTGGCGGGGCTGCCGGTGCGGCTGGCGGGCGGGCAGCCGCTGCCGCGTTTGGTGCTGCTGAGCACGCCCATCGGGCCGCGGGCCGTGGCCGGCCGGTTTGCCGATTTTCTGCACCTGCCCAAAACGTTCGTGGAGCAGTTTGCCCAGTATGTGCAGCAGGCCACGGGCCGCACGGCCGAGTCCTTCGGCGCGGCCGTGGCGGGCCCCACGGCCGGCACCGAGCGGGTGCTGGTGCTGCACGACGAGGATGACGAAATCATTCCCTTTGCCGAAGGCCGGCAGATTGCCGCGGCTTGGCCCGGGGCGGTGCTGCACGCCACCAAGGGGCTGGGGCACAACCGTATTTTGCGCGATGCGGCCGTGGTGCAGGCCGGCGTGGCCTTCATTGGTTAAGGACCGAAAAGGCATCTTAGCGCCGGCTGCGCCGTAAGCGGAAGTATTTCATTCACGCTTACCTGCTTTGTTTTGACCGAACCGCAAGCTTCCACGCCTCGCCGCCCATCTGCTGAAAAGGCTGTCATTGTATTGGCTGGCGCCACCGGCGACCTGGGCCTGCGCATTGCCCGACACCTGGCGCAGCGCGGGGCCACGGTGCGGGCGTTGGTGCGGCCGGGCAATGCCAGCCCGGCTGTGGCCGCCTTGCGTGAGCTGGGCGCGACAATAATAGACGCCGATTTCAACAGTGTAACGGCTTTGACCAAGGCCTGTGCCGGCGCCGACTGCGTGGTGTCGGCCCTGTCGGGGCTGCGCGAGGTGATTGTGGAAACCCAAAAGCGGCTGCTTGACGCGGCCGTGGCGGCGCAGGTGCCGCGCTTCATCCCGTCGGACTATTGCATTGACTACACCAAGCTGCCCGCCGGCAGTAACCGCAACCTCGACCTGCGCCGCGAGTTCAACCAGCGCCTCGACCAAGCCCCCATTGCGGCCACGTCGGTGCTCAACGGCATGTTCACCGACTTGCTGACCGGGCAGGCCCCGGTGGTCCTTTTTGGCTTGAAGCGCGTGGTGTACTGGGGCGATGCCGACCAGCCGCTGGACTTTACCACCATTGAGAACACCGCGGAGTTTACGGCCGCTGCGGCCCTCGACCCCGGCACGCCGCGCTACCTGCGCGTGGCCGGCGAAGTGGCCAGCATCCGCGACGTGCAGCGGGCGGCCAGCGCCGCCTCCGGCCAGCCGTTTGGGCTGCTGTGGGCCGGCAGCGTGGGGGTGCTGGGTGCCCTCAGCAAGCTCACCAAAGCCCTGATGCCCGAAAGCGACGACGTATTTCCGCCCTGGCAGGGCATGCAATACCTCCACAACATGTTCACCGGCCTGCCCAAGCTGGCCCCGCTCGACAACGCGCGCTACCCGGAAATCCGATGGACGTCGGTGCAGGATGTGCTGGCCACACGCCCGCTGGGGGAATAGTGGGCGGTTGAGCCGCTACACGCTCGTCAGTCCTTTGGCAGCCAGCTGACGCAATACCTCCCGCAATCCTTCCGCCTCGCTTATCATGCGCCCCACGTGCTGCACGTACTCCGCCTCGGCCCGCAGGTCGCGTTTGATTTGGCGTAGCTCCAGCTCCTGCTTGCGGCCCAAGCCCGTGACGAAGCCATTGGGACCGTATTTCAGCTCATTCATCTGCTGTTTTAGCTGGGTTTGCTGCTGAAGCAGGGCGCGGGTGTAGCGGGCCAGCACGTCGTCGGCTTCGGCATCGGCGGGGCCCGATTCGGCCAGCAGCTGCAGCAGCGTGCACAGGTCATCAGCCTCGTAGGCTTCGGTGATGCGCTGCATCAGGGCCGTGCGGGCGGCTTGCTTTTCGGGGTCGCGCTCCAGGTCGGGGTGGTGCTGGCGGGCGAGCTGGCGGTAGATGGTTTTGGCGTTGGATTCGAGCTGCTGCTGGTCGGCCCGGGCGGCCTGCTCGATGGCTTCCTGCTGGCGCTGGGCTTTGGTTTTGCGGCGCGCCTTGGCGGCTTGGGCAGCTTGCTCGTGCAGTGGCAGCGAAGGGTCGGGGATGAACTCAGGCGCGGCTTTGGCTTCGGCATTGCCAGCTTTTTCCTCACGGTCCTTGGGCATTTGACCACGCCCGCCCGGAGCATATTTTCGAATGATTTCGCCCTCGTCCTCTCCAAACCGGTTTTCCAGCGCCCGCGCATTGCCCAGAATCAAGTCCACAATCTGCTGCTCTTCCAAGCGGCTGAAGTAGCCCAGCAGCATCGCTTCCTCCAGCGCCGGAAACAGGTCGCGCCGGGCCGTTACCACGGCCGCGGCCGCTGGGCCCACCTGCTGCCAGTAGCGCCGCCGGGCCTCGGCCTGCTCGGCGCGCAGGTCGCGCAGCCGCTCCCGCAGGTTTTCCACGTCCAGAATGGCCTGCCGAAAAGCTTGCTGCGCCGGCGTGCCGGTGGGCTGCTCGTCGGTTCGAACGGGGACGGTAATGCGGTCGGGATGCGCGGAATCGGGGTTTTTCATCGGTGGCAAAGGTACAGCCCGTGCTTACGGCCACAGTTCAAACGCCACCCGAAAGG
Proteins encoded in this region:
- a CDS encoding T9SS type A sorting domain-containing protein, with the protein product MRKTSIFYGLGVWVASLLALPAQAQYLFTDSNLGSYSQNFDGLANTKAIFTSNSTLTGVYAKYTLDTGMFAGQELESSQRNGTAAKMAPDDGSEGSTAAGTVDADGTPHGPSWYHFGIVGDPDRALGGIAGTTLTSGKGYVGIRLKNSSTKTIVNLEIRYAMEQWYNSSQTQAANVTVDYQRSAANVAINSLIAGTWLPITDLGVPAPSTSTAIAPRNGNAATNRRVKQTTLMGLNLLPNQEIMIRFGYVFNSATNGNGLSVDDIVITPQTNIFYSSTDGNKNLDAKGNWSTNTSGTGGTSPANFTAPNTTYYVQGNTGTADRINGTWAVSGANSKIIVGTAASPATLYVNSTDFIQGTVDVGAGSTLQINQVNNNISLGTVHPTSTVEYVNTGTTTQNIKSASYGTLKLTGAGPKTLTGNVLINSGFAFNTPSTAALSLNDYDLLLLKGATLTGLNGASTIFVTNGKGSLQRTVTNDGAEVLFPVGTSATSYTPALLSQTQAQSEDTYGVRVAPNTYTSYTAAEVGVAGTEVASRNVKKTWFVDEEVSGNSNITLKLQWNTADATANFNNTQAHINHYTGGAWDKYTATGGATTGSIAGSSVVSRPGITSFSPFGVSSLPNGALPVELTAFAARRAGAAVACTWSTASEKNSREFTVERSRDSFTFGPLGSVPAAGNSSTARSYQFADEHPLNGLAYYRLRQTDLDGTQSFSPVVAVNGVESEVVPVVVPNPGTGHFAIVSGSGQRVVGPAVVRNALGAVVRRVAASDADDAQAGTFDLSDQPVGLYLVQVQTANGVRTLRVLKN
- a CDS encoding TetR/AcrR family transcriptional regulator, producing the protein MTSPTSQAALAPDTRTRILDLAEALLLERGFNAFSYQHLAKELGVKPAAIHYHYPSKDDLGTALVTRQLRRLRKWRDLPRVADLPPAAQFEALLAVYDNHLAHDRRVCLFGALAADFRTLPPPMQAELRTFNRELTEWLAQVLAVGRATGSLRFVGSPAAKAAQVLTTLAGALQVARVHDETPFQVIVAQLRLELLA
- a CDS encoding alpha/beta fold hydrolase gives rise to the protein MTNTFSPAHDYFPLEAPARSAAPRVRYPSPPAGLRLLRGQLKVLSLLAPGLAFRRAWEVFCTPRRLPQKDWEAPALADARRRTVTYETGPVAVYEWGKAAAPAVVLVHGWEHRASFWRAWVQALLAAGYRVVALDGPAHGASAGKMTTLTDFGGAVQAVVDTVGEVRAIVAHSFGGASVAGLPVRLAGGQPLPRLVLLSTPIGPRAVAGRFADFLHLPKTFVEQFAQYVQQATGRTAESFGAAVAGPTAGTERVLVLHDEDDEIIPFAEGRQIAAAWPGAVLHATKGLGHNRILRDAAVVQAGVAFIG
- a CDS encoding NmrA family NAD(P)-binding protein, whose product is MTEPQASTPRRPSAEKAVIVLAGATGDLGLRIARHLAQRGATVRALVRPGNASPAVAALRELGATIIDADFNSVTALTKACAGADCVVSALSGLREVIVETQKRLLDAAVAAQVPRFIPSDYCIDYTKLPAGSNRNLDLRREFNQRLDQAPIAATSVLNGMFTDLLTGQAPVVLFGLKRVVYWGDADQPLDFTTIENTAEFTAAAALDPGTPRYLRVAGEVASIRDVQRAASAASGQPFGLLWAGSVGVLGALSKLTKALMPESDDVFPPWQGMQYLHNMFTGLPKLAPLDNARYPEIRWTSVQDVLATRPLGE
- a CDS encoding J domain-containing protein; the protein is MKNPDSAHPDRITVPVRTDEQPTGTPAQQAFRQAILDVENLRERLRDLRAEQAEARRRYWQQVGPAAAAVVTARRDLFPALEEAMLLGYFSRLEEQQIVDLILGNARALENRFGEDEGEIIRKYAPGGRGQMPKDREEKAGNAEAKAAPEFIPDPSLPLHEQAAQAAKARRKTKAQRQQEAIEQAARADQQQLESNAKTIYRQLARQHHPDLERDPEKQAARTALMQRITEAYEADDLCTLLQLLAESGPADAEADDVLARYTRALLQQQTQLKQQMNELKYGPNGFVTGLGRKQELELRQIKRDLRAEAEYVQHVGRMISEAEGLREVLRQLAAKGLTSV